Proteins from a single region of Natrialbaceae archaeon AArc-T1-2:
- a CDS encoding DUF6884 domain-containing protein — protein sequence MEIGLVSCTKAKEDSASTPRELYEPSALFRKARRYVEENHDVWYVLSAKYNVLDPDGSPIEPYDETLNNAGVEERREWSRAIVGQLRERDLLAEGNTLVIHAGKAYYEELLPLLHEEPVDVEIPTEGLRMGETLSWYNERI from the coding sequence ATGGAGATAGGGTTGGTGAGCTGTACGAAGGCGAAGGAGGACTCGGCGTCGACGCCGAGGGAACTCTACGAACCCTCCGCGCTGTTCCGGAAGGCCCGGCGTTACGTTGAGGAGAACCACGATGTGTGGTACGTGCTTTCGGCGAAGTACAACGTTCTTGATCCAGACGGCTCGCCGATCGAGCCCTACGACGAGACGCTGAACAACGCTGGCGTCGAAGAGCGACGAGAGTGGAGCCGAGCCATCGTCGGACAGCTACGGGAGCGCGACCTGCTCGCGGAGGGGAACACTCTCGTCATTCACGCTGGGAAGGCGTACTACGAGGAACTCCTGCCGCTGCTCCACGAGGAGCCCGTCGACGTCGAGATTCCAACCGAGGGACTACGGATGGGCGAGACGCTGTCATGGTACAATGAACGAATCTAG
- a CDS encoding GIY-YIG nuclease family protein — protein sequence MNESRFYAADWLGVVWSNWGTLDPGGDHLSTFSTDEGLYRVRHPARPGLEYIGETGRSLRGRVRALAHGAFAEEMPYRDPHTAAPCLWAVHQEEAEKLEVSVTTPTLAEDKQSRKAFEDALIAVCRREMGESPTANFGRIIDGYRQSTYRSGEERGGPLEPGQTVSNTEDGVGPLDWSRSSDVLSEDWMGLLWSSPRPLADADTSIPTDDGLYRIWREGEAPPLEYIGQSSNLKSRLYRHRRNRHEALLFSYSELGDHDAQHKREEVETELIGVHWLEVGESPQDQF from the coding sequence ATGAACGAATCTAGGTTCTACGCCGCAGATTGGCTCGGAGTAGTGTGGTCAAATTGGGGGACTCTCGATCCCGGCGGCGACCACCTATCCACGTTCTCCACTGACGAGGGGCTCTACCGCGTTCGCCACCCCGCCCGCCCCGGTCTGGAGTATATCGGCGAGACTGGGCGCAGCCTCCGTGGTCGAGTCCGTGCGCTCGCCCACGGGGCGTTCGCCGAGGAAATGCCTTATCGCGATCCACACACCGCGGCACCATGTCTCTGGGCTGTCCATCAGGAGGAGGCCGAGAAACTGGAGGTGTCGGTCACGACGCCGACGCTCGCTGAGGACAAGCAATCTCGAAAGGCGTTCGAGGACGCGCTAATCGCAGTCTGCCGCCGTGAAATGGGCGAGAGTCCGACGGCGAACTTCGGCCGGATTATTGACGGCTATCGGCAGTCGACGTACCGCAGCGGCGAGGAACGCGGCGGGCCGCTCGAACCAGGCCAGACGGTGTCTAACACCGAGGACGGTGTCGGCCCGCTGGATTGGAGCCGGAGCAGCGACGTGCTCTCGGAGGACTGGATGGGGCTCTTGTGGTCGTCTCCGCGACCGCTAGCAGACGCGGACACGTCGATTCCGACGGATGATGGGCTGTACCGGATCTGGCGCGAGGGCGAGGCACCGCCGCTGGAGTACATCGGGCAGAGTTCGAATCTCAAGTCACGGCTGTATCGTCACCGGCGAAACCGGCACGAGGCGTTGCTGTTCTCGTACTCGGAACTGGGGGATCACGACGCCCAACACAAGCGCGAAGAGGTTGAGACGGAGCTTATCGGCGTTCACTGGCTGGAAGTTGGGGAGAGTCCACAAGATCAGTTCTAG
- a CDS encoding HamA C-terminal domain-containing protein → MENEIGVPWSEHTVVEKSELLDNLSDAGEWREDKIKTSSFIVSPSYGTLDYDGFVSFLRNKFMFFALSEEEIQESERPHLEAQQLSDYRDDAKMDGKWGELILFTMVEGFLDIPMMSHKLGWKQNPTDQVKGSDGLFFGEYEGSPTLGIGEAKMYTDLDDGIEEALDSTDRFHGEDSQLRNQHELTVAMGNPSDNLSKEKIELLSSLFTGESQDYQMLHPIFVGYEDEELEEFQTKPVEDDQELVDQLQDHVEDTDLLSKVTDSLEGDYSHLRKHWLTFFFLPLEDKDRFVENVKAAIYPWTTNH, encoded by the coding sequence ATGGAGAATGAAATAGGAGTTCCTTGGTCAGAACATACCGTAGTCGAGAAGTCAGAACTACTGGACAACCTCTCTGATGCTGGTGAATGGCGTGAAGACAAGATTAAGACGTCCTCTTTCATCGTCAGTCCAAGTTACGGAACCCTGGATTATGACGGCTTCGTGAGTTTTCTTCGGAACAAATTCATGTTCTTTGCGCTGTCGGAAGAGGAGATTCAGGAGTCCGAACGCCCTCATCTTGAAGCACAGCAGCTCTCAGATTACAGGGATGATGCTAAGATGGATGGCAAGTGGGGAGAGCTGATTCTATTTACAATGGTTGAAGGTTTCCTTGACATCCCCATGATGTCGCACAAGCTTGGGTGGAAACAAAACCCGACTGATCAGGTTAAGGGATCTGACGGCCTCTTCTTCGGGGAATACGAAGGATCCCCAACGTTAGGAATTGGTGAGGCGAAGATGTACACCGATTTGGATGATGGGATTGAGGAAGCTCTTGACAGCACAGATCGATTCCACGGAGAAGATAGCCAACTCCGAAATCAGCACGAGTTAACGGTTGCTATGGGTAATCCGAGCGATAATCTCTCGAAAGAGAAGATCGAACTGCTCTCATCCCTTTTCACGGGGGAATCCCAAGATTACCAAATGCTACACCCCATTTTCGTCGGATATGAGGATGAAGAGCTGGAGGAATTCCAGACAAAGCCGGTCGAGGACGATCAGGAACTAGTAGACCAGCTCCAAGACCATGTCGAGGATACTGACTTACTCTCCAAAGTAACCGACTCTCTGGAGGGTGACTACAGTCACCTTCGAAAACACTGGTTGACATTCTTTTTCCTCCCACTAGAGGACAAAGATCGATTTGTAGAGAACGTTAAAGCGGCTATCTACCCCTGGACAACGAACCACTAA
- a CDS encoding ArdC-like ssDNA-binding domain-containing protein gives MATSSDSSVSFEETDTRHDEMHSTIEKWIDDLVDRVDDAQASEEFQEWLDIQSRFHDYSHRNTLLIKLQYPEATKVAGYNTWRNDFDRHVQEGEQAIWIWAPIITKRCPECENSPSYHEKIGCEYNETSPDEWSKGLVGFKPAPVFDVSQTEGEPLPELETAAMGDADDLVLALKGAADELGVKVRIVDADEWDHGDAKGICKYRSLHDLQPVVEAKARANLADLAVTLVHEYAHALLHFDIEDEPERAKREVEAEAVAYIVGQYFGLDTSGSAFYLAAWQGEDPEAIQERLGRISSTAREIIGSLEE, from the coding sequence ATGGCTACGAGTAGTGATTCATCGGTCTCGTTCGAGGAGACCGACACCCGACACGACGAGATGCACAGTACCATCGAAAAGTGGATCGACGACCTCGTCGACCGCGTCGACGATGCACAAGCAAGTGAGGAGTTTCAGGAGTGGTTAGACATCCAGAGTCGCTTCCACGACTATTCGCACCGAAATACGCTCCTCATCAAACTGCAGTATCCAGAGGCAACGAAGGTTGCTGGCTACAACACGTGGCGAAACGACTTCGATCGGCATGTCCAGGAAGGCGAACAGGCCATCTGGATCTGGGCTCCGATCATCACCAAGCGATGTCCCGAGTGTGAGAATTCTCCCAGCTACCACGAGAAAATCGGCTGTGAGTACAACGAGACGTCGCCGGATGAATGGTCGAAAGGACTCGTCGGGTTCAAACCAGCGCCAGTCTTCGACGTGTCCCAAACGGAAGGAGAGCCGCTTCCCGAACTGGAGACTGCAGCGATGGGCGACGCCGACGACTTGGTGCTAGCGCTCAAAGGGGCAGCTGATGAACTCGGTGTGAAGGTACGCATCGTCGATGCTGACGAATGGGATCATGGCGACGCGAAGGGGATCTGTAAGTACCGGAGCCTGCACGACCTCCAGCCAGTCGTCGAGGCGAAAGCCCGAGCGAATCTAGCAGATCTTGCAGTCACATTGGTTCACGAGTATGCCCACGCGTTGCTCCACTTCGATATCGAGGATGAACCCGAACGGGCAAAGCGGGAGGTCGAAGCAGAAGCCGTCGCGTACATCGTCGGTCAGTATTTCGGACTCGACACGAGCGGATCTGCGTTCTATCTCGCTGCGTGGCAGGGCGAAGACCCGGAAGCAATTCAAGAGCGCCTCGGTCGAATCAGTTCCACCGCTCGAGAAATAATTGGGTCACTCGAGGAGTGA